The genomic DNA GATCGGGCGCGTCCCGGGTGGCTCGCCAGTACAACGCCAGAGGCAGGGTTCCCCCTTCCGGGTAGCTCCCCTCCGTCAGATGCCACCCCTCCAGTCGGATGGCATCCCATGTGACGTCTGCTGGGGTGGTGGGGAGATCATCCGGCGGCATTCCGACGGGGCCGGGCGTCACCCGAAGCGAGGCGATGGCGGCCACGTCCCCTACGGGCGTCCCATCCGTGCGATGTGCCTCCAGCGTGCGCCGGGTGCTCGGGCTGTACCACCCTATCAGAAGCCGGTATGACCCCGGCGGCGTGCCCGCTGGTATCCGGACGCGCTGCACGTCTCGGATCAACATGCCCGGCCGCCAGGCGCTTAGCGGCAGGAATCCGCCCACCGGGGCCCCATGGCTGCGGCTCCACTCCAGCCCCTCCTCGTCCCTCACGATCGACGCGACCAGGAAGTCCTCTGCGTCGAAGGGGGCCAGGGGCTCCCAGTAGAGGGTGACGACCGCCTCGCTCCCGGCCGTGACCTCCGGAGCACTGAGCTCCACGCCGCGCAGCCGCACGATCCCACCGAACTCCATCGGCGATTGGCTCAGGCGGGCCACGTCGGCCGGTCGAGCCATCGGTCCCGGGAAGATGGGGACGTAAGCCACGCCGTGCATCCACACCACATCGTATGCGGGCTGGCCGTTGAAGTAGGCCAGGATCTCCTGATTGGGCTGGCGCTGCCATTGATTGACATAACTGGCGATGAAGTGGGACCGGGCCCAGTTCCAGATGCCATCAGCGTCCCTGTCGGCCAGCTTCACCGTGTGGCCAGGGAAGTGGGGGGCGAAGCTTCCCGGATACCAGGCGGCGACGGTCAGCTCGGCCGCGTCGGGCAGGGAGGCCAGCCGTTGGGCGGCGATGTCCAGCCCCTCGCCCACGCCGATGGGCAGCACGCGTTGCGCGACGCGAGGGCCGCCCAGCAGGGGATTGTAGTAGCTGAAGTAGTCGGGGTAGAAGGCCAGGGCCAGCGCCGCCTGGACGATGACTAGGGCCGGGAGGGCCCAGTGGCCCCATCGCATCCTCGTGCGCGTGTTCGCCAACGCTTCCGAGAGGTCGACCCATCCCCGCGCGGCGATGAAGGCCAGCGGAGGCAGCGCGGGCAGCAGGTAGCGATCGATCTTGGTGGCGTCCAGGGAGAGGGCGAGCACGAGGGTGATCACAAAGGTGGCCAACGCCAGGGCGGGCCGGCCGTGCCCGATGTCCCGTCCGCGTCGGGCGAGGCCGATCCCCAGCGCGATCAGCGTGCCCAGGAGGGTGATCGGCGAGGCTCGAAACAGGAGCACGACGGGATAGAAGAGCGGCCCCGGATCGAAGGTGCGCTCTCCCAGGAAGAAGGATAGACGGGAGCCCAGCTCTCGTCCGGTCAGATCGGGCCACCAGCGGGCCAGCGTGGGGATGGGATCGGTCCACAGCGCAGGCCAGACGGCCCACGCCGTGATGAGCGTGGCTCCGGCGAGCAGCAGATTCGCTCTCAGGAGGCCACCGACGCCCCGGCGCTCGGCCCAGGGCGCCGTGATCTCATGGGCGATCAGCCACAGCACCAGAAGCGGGCCGGCGACGAGGGTCGGCAGCTTGCTCATCACGGCCAACCCCAGACAGACGCCGGACAGCGCCACGTAGCGCTCGCCGCCACGGCCTCGCAGGTGGACCAGCATGGCCAGCATCGCCAGCAGAACGAAGCTGGCCGCCAGCGCATCGGGGACGATGACCCGGGCGTGGGCCAGGTAGTAGGGCTCGAAGAGCAGGAGGGCGGCCGCCAGTGCGGCGACTCGGCGGTCGAGGGCGCGAGCTCCCAGCCGGTAGATGGCGGCCAGCAGCCCGGCGGTGATCGGGGCCAGGACGATCCGGGCCCATATGTAGTGGGACAGCCCGGGATAGGGGACGCCCAGGAGCTCGTTCAACCAGGGCACCAGCGCCTGGTCCGTTTGCCCCCGCGCTTGCAGAAAGGCGTGCTCCAGGGCCAGCCCGCCGCCGATCAGCCACATGCTGAGGACGCCCGGATGGGCGCCGCCGTAGGTGGCCGGGAGATCCCCGGTGAGCAGGCTGCGCAGGAAGTCGGCCCCCTCGCGCAGCCAGTGGAAGCTGTCCACCTCGATCGGGTGGCCGATGGCCAGGAGGCGCAGGAGGATGGCGAGTAGGAACAGCCACAACGTGGGATGGCGGGGTCGGCTCATGGTGCCCTTGCTCCGGACGGCGTCACCCGTTTCGTGCCCTGTCTCGCCAGGCTCGCCACAGCCGGGGCAGCACGCGCAGACGCTGTGGCAACAGGATGCGATCGCCGGCTGGCCGACCGGCGGCGTCCGTCGCCGTAAGCCGCACGCCTGTGGCCGGATCGTACATGCCCACCTCGATGGGATAGTCACCCGCCCGTGCATCCCACGGGACGCGCAGCCGGTAGCGGTCGACGATGAGCGTCTGCTCCGGCCAGGTGTCGGTGGGCATGGTCCCGTTCACGGGCGGGTTGTCCTGTCCGGCTGCCAGCGTGCCCTCCGGCGTGAGCAGGTGCGTGAACACGGTGTAGTTCCCCTCGGCTGCCCCCACCCGAGCCCAATACAACATCAGGGTGATCTTCTGTCCGGGCATGGCCAGCGGCGGGTCCACGTGGGCGCCAACCAGGCGGAAGCGGCCGTCGAGCGTGCCCATCCCTGCGAGCGCCCATTCGGCATTCATCCCGGTCCGGTAGAGCGCGCCGCCGGGCATGGCCCACCGGATGACCGGCCGGCCGTCGATCAGTTGCCTGACGGCATCCGTTCCCTCATCGTCGCCCACCCAGATCCACAGCGGCGCCTCCGATCGGGCCAGCGAGGCCAGCCGCTCCTCTCGTCGCGGCCCCGCGATCAGCACCAGGTTTGCCCGATCGTGAAGGAAGGGGTACAGGTGGCGAAATGCCATCTGGTCGGTGAGGACGAGCGTGATCGGCTCGGCCCGGGCCTGGGTGCGGAGGAAGATCGCCGCCGGCCCGTAGCGATCCTTCAGCAGCCGGGAGGATCGGTAGGCCTCCCGAGCGGGCGGTATCAGTAGCAGCCCGCCGATCACGACGAGCGCCATGGCCGCCCATGCGACCCGCGGCCACCAGCGGGGCGGCGCCAGGTTGGGGCGCACGACCATCGCGCCCATCTCGATGGTCAGCGCCAGCATCAGGACCGCCCGGGCGATCGCCACCGCGCCCAGCAGCCAGGGGGCCTCCGTCAGCATGCCGGCCAGGATCGGGTGTTCCACGGCGCTGAGCGCGGCCAGCAGGATGGCATAGGCCAGGCCGCGCAGGTTGGGCAGCAGCAGGACGATAAAGGGCAGCAGGTAGACCAGGTACTGAGGATTCCACGCCTTGAAGTACAGGAAGAGCAGGGAGGTGGTGAAGCCTGCCACGGCCACGGTGCGTTGTGGCGTGCGATCGTTCCAGCGACGCGTCCAGACGGCCAGATAGATCAGGCCGAAGATCGCCGTGATGATGGGCCAGGGGAGGCGGGATTCGTATAGCGAGACGTCGGCGGACGGATCGGATCGGTCGCCGACGATGGCGCCGATGTGATCGAAGCCGTCCAGCAGGGCCCATACGGTGGACCAGCCGGAGCGGGCGACCAGGCTGCGGGCGAAGGCGGTGAAGTAGGCCGGGCTCAGGCTGTATGCGAAGGCGGCGACGAGGAGCACGACGAGCAGGGCGGAGAGGATGAGCGCGGCCCATCGCCGGGGGCCGCGCAGGGCGCGCACGGCCGGCCCCATCATGACGACGGGGAACAGCTTGATGGCCGTTCCGGTGCCGATGGCCAGCCCGGCCCAGATGGGGCGCGCGGCTAGCACGGCCCACAGCCCCAGGAGCATGAAGGCCAATGGGAACGCGTCGAAGGCGCTGGTGAGCGTGTAAACGGGCGTGAAGAGTCCGGCGTATAGCCAGGCCGTCCGCAGCGCCCGCTCTCGGCCCCAGGCGCGTCGGGCGATGCCGTACAGCGCGATGAGGCTGAGCGCCTCCCAGAGGAGGAGGAAGAGCACCAGCGCGGCGTTGAACCACAGCCGGGCGTCCTCCCATAGGGGGATGGGGCGCGTCCATTTATATAGCGCAACGGTGATCCAGGGGAACGGCGGTGGGTATTCCGACCAGTAGTCCCGGAAGGGGAGGGTGCCGTAGTCGATCTGGCTGGCGCCACCCAGGTAGAAGATGAAGTCGGAGTAGTCGCGCACGTACCCGCCCGGTCGGTACAGGAGCCCCGCGAACAGCCGGAAGGTGATGAACAGCACCAGCAAGAGCATGAACTCGGGGAGCCGGCCCTCCTCTCGCCGGTGGGGGGCGGCCGCCGCGAGAGCGGTATCTCCGGATGCCTTGTGCGAGGGCTCGGCGGTGGAGGCTTCCCGCGCGCCGATCAGGGACCGGAGGCGCGCCAGCACAGCCCGAGGGGACCATCCGTGGCTGTCGCGATCAGTCGTGTCCGGTGTGGGTCTCATGGCGATCACAGATCTCTCGGGATGCGCATGGGATGTGATGGCATGGCCGGTGCTCTGTGCGTGGCTCGGGGACCACGCGGTGCGATGCCGATGCGGATCATGGATCACATCCTGGAAGGCGCTGGCTGGATGTTCCTTTTCCGGGTAGCGTATCCAAAATGGGAGATTCCGCCCTCAGGGCTCCCCGCTGTATTTCCACCGAAAAAGATACGCTGCCCTTTCCCGTCCGTGTTTGCTCCGAGTAGACGCTGCGGTTACAATCGGACAAAATATATTGAGCCGGATACCGGGATGTTGGCGATGGGATGTTCCATCGTCCTCCCTTTTGCCTGAGAAGATCCCCTCCACAGAAACCCGACTTTCCAGCTTGCACCCGTCTCTCTCAGCCTTCTCCCCGGGCCGTGGATCGCTTGGGGGTATTCTACGGAAAGATCCCGTCTAGTCAATTCGTCAATCGCTGGTGGCATCACAGGGAAACGTGAGATGCGGAGAAAGGCAGGGAAAGGATTCCGATGATGGTCCGTGCGGCTGACCTCACCTCTTACCCCGACGTGGATCTCGTGCTGCGCGCGTTGCTCGCAGGCGTGCGGGAGGTGCTCGGGGAGCGCTTCGTCGGCTTGTACGTGCATGGCTCCCTCGCGATCGGGGATTTCGATCCCCTGCGGAGCGATGTGGATTTCGTCGTCGTTACCGATGGCGAACTCCCGGACGAGATGCTCCCGGCTCTGGAGGCGATGCATGCCCGCCTCGCCGCCAGCGGGATGAGGTGGGCGAAGAAACTGGAGGGCTCGTACATCCCACGGGACGCGCTCCGCCGTTACGATCCCGCGCGTGCGCGGCATCCCGCTCTGCGCGTGGACGGGAGCTTCGGCGTGGATGGGCACGGAAGCGATTGGGTGATCCAGCGCCACATCCTCCGAGAGAGGGGGATCGTGGTGGCGGGGCCCTCCCCGCGAGATCTGATCGATCCGGTCCGGCCGGATGAGCTGCGACGAGCCGCACTGGGGATACTGCATGAGTGGTGGGCGCCGATGCTGCGCGATCCCACCCTGTTGCGCAGCCGTGAATATCAGGCCTACGCGGTCCTCACCATGTGCCGCTCCCTCTACACGCTTCAGCACGGCGACGTCGCCCCGAAGTCGGTCGCGGCGCGATGGGCGCAGAGGACGCTCGACGGGCGGTGGAAAACGCTCATCGAGCGGGCTCTGGCGTGGCCTCGCGGCCCGCAGCCGGATGCGATGCGGGAGACGCTGGCCTTCATACACCACACCCTGGAGCGCAGCCGCCGGCTCGCGGCATCCTCTGGCGGGGCAGAGGACCTCTCGCCTCCGCAGGATCATACCTGACCATTGGAGGGTTTCCCATGTTTCGATTCGTCCCGTCCGCCAGCAGCCGGATGACGCTCGCGGAGGTCGTGGACCGGCTCGCCCGGAACGAGAGGGTGTCCGGGGTGCTCGTCATCGGATCGACCCGGCGGGATGCGTTGACGCCCGCCAGCGATTACGACCTGATCGTGGTGTTGTCGGAGAACCCGCTGTCCCTCCACGTTGGAGTGACCTATATCGATCATCGGCTAACCGATCTCATCTTCTTGCGCGGGGAGCAGATCGAGCAGGTTCTGGCGCTCGATGCGCCCGTGGATGGAGACGCGTGGCTGGGCAGGATCGTCCGTTGGCTTCAGGATGGCCGCATCGTTTGGGATCGCACCGGCCGACTGGCCCAGGCCCAGCGAAAGGTGAGGCACGGGGATTGGCTGGTGCCGTTGGACGTGGCCGATGCCTATGGGCCATGGTTCCGGGTGAACTACAACCTCGTGCAAACGGGCCGGATGCTGCGATCGGAGGACCCCGTTTACCTCGTGGCCGCAGACGTGCGAATGGCCCTGTACGGGCCGTTGGACCTGCTCTTCGGCTACTTTGCGATCCGGGGATTGCGCTGGGAGGGGGACAAGTGGGCGATTCGCTACCTGATGGCCCATGACCCCGAGTACCTGGAATTGCTGCGAGTGTTCATCGCGGAGCCGGATCGAGGGCGGAAGTTTCGGCTGTATGAGGAACTGGCCGCCAGGACAGTGGCCCCCGTGGGGGAGCTCTGGTCGGGGGAGGTGTCCGTGATGGAGTTCGAGGGAAGAGTGGGGCTGGAGATCGTGGAGGCGGCCTCTGGCTTCTGGGATGAGCTGATCGGTGCGGGCGATCAGCCGTCTGCCGGGTAACGCTCCGGAGGGCCCCCACAGCCTCTTGCCCGATCCCGGCCCGGATCCCTCTCGGGTTCGGGAATGCGGGCCAGGGGTAGCGACGGCTCCCACGCCGCCTGGGTAGTAGGACACCTATACGATTGTCTGAGGCGTCTCGCGTGGCTAGAATCCTGGTAGCGGGACGTTGCCTGTGGTGGACATGGCGTTGCCGTGTCCTATCCGAGGCTCCTCGGGCGAAGGAGTCGCCACTCTGCCATCAGACTGTCACAAGTTTGCAACAACTCTTTGCTATGCTGGGACCGGCGTGAACGATTCGTTCATGGCGTGGAGGTCCGGGGACCCGACCGAGATTTCGAAAGGCAGTCTGAACAGGAGTGGCGAATGATGAGGAAGGAAACGGCTTTCTTGGGGCTTCGCTGGGTGATCGCGTTGGTTGTGATCGGCATGCTCATCGTGCTGTCGCCTTCTGTGGCATGGGCGCAGGCCCCCGTGGATGAGCAGCCGGCCGGGCAGGTGGACTCCGATGAGCCCGAGGGGGTGGACTGGATCGCGATCATCGTGGAGAGGCTGGGCATCAGCGAGGATGAGCTGTTCGATGCCCTGGCCGACGGTCAGAGCATCGCCGATGTGGCCCGGAGCAAGGGCGTCGATCCCGAAGCCCTCGTGGACGCCATCGTCGCGGCGGAGTCGGTCTGGATCGATGAGCTGGTGGCCAGAGGGGAACTGATCGAGGAAGAGGCGGCTGCGCTCAAGGAGGAAATCCGGCAGTTCGCCGTGGAGTTCGTTTACGAGGAGGGGATCGAGGTCATCGAGCCCGAGGAGGTGGATTGGTTCGCCATCGTCGAAGAGGTGCTGGGCCTGAGCGAGGATGAGCTGTGCGAGGCGTTGGCGGATGGTCGGAGCCTCGCCGATGTGGCTCGCGATCGGGGGATGGATCCCGAGGCCCTCGTGGACGCCATCGTCGCGGCGGAGCGGGCCTGGAT from Chloroflexota bacterium includes the following:
- a CDS encoding DUF4111 domain-containing protein, with translation MMVRAADLTSYPDVDLVLRALLAGVREVLGERFVGLYVHGSLAIGDFDPLRSDVDFVVVTDGELPDEMLPALEAMHARLAASGMRWAKKLEGSYIPRDALRRYDPARARHPALRVDGSFGVDGHGSDWVIQRHILRERGIVVAGPSPRDLIDPVRPDELRRAALGILHEWWAPMLRDPTLLRSREYQAYAVLTMCRSLYTLQHGDVAPKSVAARWAQRTLDGRWKTLIERALAWPRGPQPDAMRETLAFIHHTLERSRRLAASSGGAEDLSPPQDHT
- a CDS encoding DUF2029 domain-containing protein, translated to MRPTPDTTDRDSHGWSPRAVLARLRSLIGAREASTAEPSHKASGDTALAAAAPHRREEGRLPEFMLLLVLFITFRLFAGLLYRPGGYVRDYSDFIFYLGGASQIDYGTLPFRDYWSEYPPPFPWITVALYKWTRPIPLWEDARLWFNAALVLFLLLWEALSLIALYGIARRAWGRERALRTAWLYAGLFTPVYTLTSAFDAFPLAFMLLGLWAVLAARPIWAGLAIGTGTAIKLFPVVMMGPAVRALRGPRRWAALILSALLVVLLVAAFAYSLSPAYFTAFARSLVARSGWSTVWALLDGFDHIGAIVGDRSDPSADVSLYESRLPWPIITAIFGLIYLAVWTRRWNDRTPQRTVAVAGFTTSLLFLYFKAWNPQYLVYLLPFIVLLLPNLRGLAYAILLAALSAVEHPILAGMLTEAPWLLGAVAIARAVLMLALTIEMGAMVVRPNLAPPRWWPRVAWAAMALVVIGGLLLIPPAREAYRSSRLLKDRYGPAAIFLRTQARAEPITLVLTDQMAFRHLYPFLHDRANLVLIAGPRREERLASLARSEAPLWIWVGDDEGTDAVRQLIDGRPVIRWAMPGGALYRTGMNAEWALAGMGTLDGRFRLVGAHVDPPLAMPGQKITLMLYWARVGAAEGNYTVFTHLLTPEGTLAAGQDNPPVNGTMPTDTWPEQTLIVDRYRLRVPWDARAGDYPIEVGMYDPATGVRLTATDAAGRPAGDRILLPQRLRVLPRLWRAWRDRARNG
- a CDS encoding phospholipid carrier-dependent glycosyltransferase — encoded protein: MSRPRHPTLWLFLLAILLRLLAIGHPIEVDSFHWLREGADFLRSLLTGDLPATYGGAHPGVLSMWLIGGGLALEHAFLQARGQTDQALVPWLNELLGVPYPGLSHYIWARIVLAPITAGLLAAIYRLGARALDRRVAALAAALLLFEPYYLAHARVIVPDALAASFVLLAMLAMLVHLRGRGGERYVALSGVCLGLAVMSKLPTLVAGPLLVLWLIAHEITAPWAERRGVGGLLRANLLLAGATLITAWAVWPALWTDPIPTLARWWPDLTGRELGSRLSFFLGERTFDPGPLFYPVVLLFRASPITLLGTLIALGIGLARRGRDIGHGRPALALATFVITLVLALSLDATKIDRYLLPALPPLAFIAARGWVDLSEALANTRTRMRWGHWALPALVIVQAALALAFYPDYFSYYNPLLGGPRVAQRVLPIGVGEGLDIAAQRLASLPDAAELTVAAWYPGSFAPHFPGHTVKLADRDADGIWNWARSHFIASYVNQWQRQPNQEILAYFNGQPAYDVVWMHGVAYVPIFPGPMARPADVARLSQSPMEFGGIVRLRGVELSAPEVTAGSEAVVTLYWEPLAPFDAEDFLVASIVRDEEGLEWSRSHGAPVGGFLPLSAWRPGMLIRDVQRVRIPAGTPPGSYRLLIGWYSPSTRRTLEAHRTDGTPVGDVAAIASLRVTPGPVGMPPDDLPTTPADVTWDAIRLEGWHLTEGSYPEGGTLPLALYWRATRDAPDPIRLRLRLEAGDGRSWQRSGKHEISPRYPPGRWRAGELVLERWGALLPAGPPDGTYAVILEAEDLVGRPLGRVTLGHVEIAGRPHTFTSPAPRHAVNARLGEHIRLLGYDLDPDPPQPGKPLRVTLYWQADGEIDTSYTVFVHALGPDGDIVAQIDRMPIDGRAPTTSWLPGEVITDEYTIVAPASSGPVHMLAVGLYEPRTGRRLPVVVDGAPRPDGRVLLPLGMGNLSAATYLWAGAIHESPL